TAGGCTGATAGCCGACCGCCGAGGGCATCCGGCCCAGCAGCGCGGACACCTCGGAGCCGGCCTGGGTGAACCGGAAGATGTTGTCGATGAAGAGCAGCACGTCCTGCCCTTCCTCGTCGCGGAAGTACTCGGCGGCGGTGAGGCCGGTCAGCCCCACGCGCAGCCGCGCGCCGGGGGGCTCGGTCATCTGGCCGAAGATCAGCGCGGTCTTCTCGATGACGCCGGACTCCCTCATCTCGTGGTAGAGGTCGTTGCCCTCGCGCGTGCGCTCCCCCACCCCGGCGAAGACGGAGATGCCGCCGTGCTGCTTGGCGATGTTGTTGATGAGCTCCTGGATGAGCACGGTCTTGCCGACGCCGGCGCCCCCGAACAGCCCCGTCTTGCCACCCTTGGTGTAGGGCTCGAGGAGATCGACCACCTTGATCCCGGTCTCGAACATCTCGACCTTCGTCGATTGCTGCTCGAAGTTGGGGGCCGGCCGGTGGATGGGATAGGTCTTCCGGGTCTTGATGTCGGGGCCCTTGTCCACCGGCTCGCCGATGACGTTGATGATGCGACCCAGGGTCTCCTTGCCGACCGGGATCACGATCGGCTGGCCGGTGTCGACGACACCCCGGCCCCGTGTCAACCCCTCGGTCGAGGCCATGGCCACCGCCCGCACCGTGCTCTCGCCGAGATGCTGGGCCACCTCGAGCACCAGCCGCTTGGAGTACGAGAAGATGTCTTTCATCTCGACGCCCTCGACCTCCAGGGCGTTGTAGATGGCCGGGAGCTGCCCCGGTTCGAACTCCACGTCGACGACGGGCCCGATGACCTGAACGATCTTGCCCCGGTTCATGCGTTCGCTCCCTGGCGCAGCGCCTCGGCGCCGCCGACGATGTCGAGCAGCTCTTTGGTGATCTTCTCCTGGCGCGCCTTGTTGTACTGGATCGTGAGGACGTCGATCATTTCCTTGGCGTTCTTGGTGGCCGCCTCCATGGCGGTCATCCGCGCGCCGTGCTCGCCGGCCACCGACTCCATCAGCGCCCGGTAGACCTGGGTGCGCACGTGGCGCGGCAGGAGGTCGCTCAGGATGGCCTCGGGGCCGGGCTCGTAAAGGTACTCCACCGGCTGGGCGTCCGCCTCCGGCCCTTCCGCTCGCGCGATGGGCAGCAGGCGCACCCGCACGGGACGCTGGACGGCCACCGAGCGGAACTCGTTGTAGACGAGGTGCACCTCGTCCACCTCGCCCTCGAGATACTGCGCCATGAAGAAGTCGGCCAGCTCCTGAGCGTGGCTGAAGGCCAGGCGGTCCCAGAAGCCCAGCATGCTCCGCTTGACCGCCCACGGCCGGCGCCGATAGAAGTCCCGCGCCTTGCGCCCCACCACCACGAGCGTGACGTCGGCCTGGCTCGACTCCCGGACCAGGGCTTGCGCGTGGCGAAGGATGTTGGAGTTGAAGGCGCCGGCC
Above is a window of Candidatus Methylomirabilota bacterium DNA encoding:
- the atpD gene encoding F0F1 ATP synthase subunit beta, whose product is MNRGKIVQVIGPVVDVEFEPGQLPAIYNALEVEGVEMKDIFSYSKRLVLEVAQHLGESTVRAVAMASTEGLTRGRGVVDTGQPIVIPVGKETLGRIINVIGEPVDKGPDIKTRKTYPIHRPAPNFEQQSTKVEMFETGIKVVDLLEPYTKGGKTGLFGGAGVGKTVLIQELINNIAKQHGGISVFAGVGERTREGNDLYHEMRESGVIEKTALIFGQMTEPPGARLRVGLTGLTAAEYFRDEEGQDVLLFIDNIFRFTQAGSEVSALLGRMPSAVGYQPTLATEMGALQERITSTKKGSITSVQAIYVPADDITDPAPATAFAHLDATTVLSRGLTELGIYPAVDPLASTSRILDPIVLGDEHYGTARAVQSILQRYRDLQDIIAILGMEELSDEDKLIVGRARKIQRFLSQPFSVAEAFTGQPGRYVKLADTVKSFKEVVEGKHDDLPEQAFYMVGDIGEAMDKAKRLREAA
- the atpG gene encoding ATP synthase F1 subunit gamma, with product MATLRDIRRRIRSVQSTQKITRAMKLVAAAKLRRAQERILAARPYAGKMAELLGNLVTAAGSDGAAHPLLEQREGPRRQVVIITADRGLAGAFNSNILRHAQALVRESSQADVTLVVVGRKARDFYRRRPWAVKRSMLGFWDRLAFSHAQELADFFMAQYLEGEVDEVHLVYNEFRSVAVQRPVRVRLLPIARAEGPEADAQPVEYLYEPGPEAILSDLLPRHVRTQVYRALMESVAGEHGARMTAMEAATKNAKEMIDVLTIQYNKARQEKITKELLDIVGGAEALRQGANA